The following are encoded together in the Pseudoalteromonas shioyasakiensis genome:
- a CDS encoding NADP-dependent isocitrate dehydrogenase — MTSKIIYTKTDEAPALATYSLLPIIQAYTNAAGVEVETRDISLAGRVIANFPEYLTEDQRIDDALAELGEMAKTPEANIIKLPNISASIPQLRAVIKELQEKGYALPDYPSEPKTDEEKKVKATYDKIKGSAVNPVLREGNSDRRAPGSVKEYARNNPHSMGAWSKDSESYVASMEDGDFFGSEQSVTVAEATDVRIEHVAENGDITVLKASTPLLAGEVIDASRMSAAKLQAFLAKEIQAAKDKGVLFSLHMKATMMKVSDPIIFGHAVKVFFKDVFTKHADLFKELDVDVNNGFGDVFSKIESLDAAKKAEIEADIQAVYDNNPAIAMVDSDRGITNLHVPSDVIIDASMPAAIRSSGQMWNSEGKLQDTSFVIPDRCYSGVYQATIDFCKENGAFDPTTMGSVPNVGLMAQKAEEYGSHDKTFEVAAAGTIRVVDTAGTTLLEHAVEQGDIWRMCQVKDAPIQDWVKLAVNRARATNTPAVFWLDENRAHDAELIKKVNAYLPQHDTDGLEIHILAPIEATKFSLERIKEGKDTISVTGNVLRDYLTDLFPILELGTSAKMLSIVPLMNGGGLFETGAGGSAPKHVQQFEKENHLRWDSLGEFLALAASLEHLAVNTGNKKAQVLADTLDKATGTFLAENKSPSRKVKEIDNRGSHFFLSLFWAQELAAQNDDAELKAQFTQIAADLESQKDQIVTELNDAQGPAMSVGGYFQPNDELAFKAMRPSSTFNDILAKLV, encoded by the coding sequence ATGACATCAAAAATTATCTATACTAAAACAGATGAAGCGCCAGCTCTTGCGACGTATTCATTGTTACCAATCATCCAAGCATATACTAACGCTGCGGGTGTTGAAGTTGAAACTCGCGATATTTCATTAGCGGGTCGTGTAATTGCAAACTTCCCTGAGTACTTAACTGAAGATCAACGTATTGATGATGCACTTGCAGAATTAGGTGAAATGGCTAAAACACCTGAAGCTAACATTATCAAGTTACCTAATATCAGTGCTTCTATCCCTCAGCTACGTGCAGTAATTAAAGAGTTACAAGAAAAAGGTTACGCATTACCTGACTACCCTTCAGAGCCAAAAACTGATGAAGAAAAGAAAGTTAAAGCAACTTACGACAAAATCAAAGGTTCTGCTGTAAACCCGGTACTTCGTGAAGGTAACTCAGACCGTCGTGCTCCAGGTTCAGTAAAAGAGTACGCACGTAACAATCCACACTCAATGGGTGCATGGAGCAAAGATTCTGAGTCTTATGTTGCTAGCATGGAAGACGGTGACTTCTTCGGTTCTGAGCAGTCAGTCACTGTTGCAGAAGCAACTGACGTACGTATCGAGCATGTTGCTGAAAATGGTGACATCACAGTTCTTAAAGCAAGCACACCATTACTAGCAGGTGAAGTAATTGACGCTTCTCGCATGAGTGCTGCTAAGCTTCAAGCTTTCCTTGCAAAAGAAATTCAAGCAGCAAAAGACAAAGGCGTGTTGTTCTCATTACACATGAAAGCAACTATGATGAAAGTGTCTGACCCAATCATCTTCGGTCACGCTGTAAAAGTTTTCTTCAAAGATGTATTCACAAAGCACGCTGATCTTTTCAAAGAGCTAGATGTTGACGTAAACAACGGCTTTGGTGATGTATTCTCAAAAATCGAAAGCCTAGATGCAGCTAAGAAAGCTGAAATCGAAGCTGATATCCAAGCGGTATACGACAACAACCCTGCTATTGCAATGGTTGATTCTGACCGTGGTATCACTAACCTTCACGTACCAAGTGATGTGATCATCGATGCATCAATGCCTGCTGCAATCCGTTCTAGCGGCCAAATGTGGAATAGCGAAGGTAAATTACAAGACACTAGCTTTGTAATTCCAGATCGTTGTTACTCAGGTGTTTACCAAGCAACTATCGATTTCTGTAAAGAAAATGGCGCATTCGATCCAACAACTATGGGTAGCGTACCTAACGTTGGTCTTATGGCTCAAAAAGCTGAAGAGTACGGTTCACACGACAAAACGTTTGAAGTAGCTGCTGCTGGTACAATCCGTGTAGTTGACACAGCTGGTACAACTTTACTTGAGCATGCTGTTGAGCAAGGTGATATCTGGCGTATGTGTCAGGTGAAAGACGCACCAATCCAAGATTGGGTTAAACTTGCTGTTAATCGCGCTCGCGCAACTAACACGCCAGCAGTTTTCTGGTTAGACGAAAACCGTGCACACGATGCTGAGCTAATCAAAAAGGTAAACGCGTATTTACCACAACATGATACTGATGGTCTTGAGATCCACATCTTAGCACCAATTGAAGCGACTAAGTTCTCATTAGAGCGCATCAAAGAAGGTAAAGACACTATTTCAGTAACTGGTAACGTATTACGTGACTACCTAACTGACTTATTCCCAATTCTTGAGCTTGGTACAAGTGCTAAAATGCTTTCAATCGTACCACTTATGAATGGTGGTGGCTTATTCGAAACAGGTGCAGGTGGTTCAGCGCCTAAGCACGTTCAACAGTTCGAAAAAGAAAACCACTTACGTTGGGATTCATTAGGTGAGTTCTTAGCGCTAGCGGCTTCTTTAGAGCATTTAGCAGTTAATACTGGTAATAAGAAAGCACAAGTTCTTGCTGATACGCTTGATAAAGCGACAGGTACTTTCCTAGCTGAAAACAAATCACCTTCACGTAAAGTGAAAGAGATTGATAACCGTGGTTCGCACTTCTTCCTTTCACTATTCTGGGCACAAGAACTTGCTGCACAAAATGATGATGCGGAATTAAAAGCACAGTTCACACAAATCGCTGCTGATCTTGAGTCTCAAAAAGACCAAATCGTTACTGAATTAAACGATGCACAAGGTCCAGCAATGAGTGTTGGCGGTTACTTCCAACCAAATGATGAGTTAGCATTCAAAGCAATGCGTCCAAGCTCAACATTTAATGACATCCTAGCTAAACTGGTTTAA
- a CDS encoding hybrid sensor histidine kinase/response regulator — protein MLTIFSRSLAAKVLLALTLVLLVMGASYFVLNKRLQRIETSFNDISRISNYAVGILRINKDIVEMQRDISVYGFSGSKTVFSKIIENFESIKARLESVDLKSDELESQVYLNSMTQLISRYGENLDVLAKRYEIKTELTDVELPQIYLAAINELTNLKLTATTNEEKLAITEHLNVWHELHRDASLFLAKKDYSKRAAVNKALAILSNQSQTNTDLSNNREHAKTYKQAFSRGVQANRNYLSLVNVVMAGDAIEFGTLADKLREQSLEKLQKIKSEAQETVIKTDQTLRFLAVGVVIYIIVLAIYFHLHISRAITRLTTSFQYFLAGDLSAPIYDLKRNDEIGVLATAADRFRVLSQDLTQAKKTAEHTTKVKSEFLANMSHEIRTPMNGILGMARQLSRTSLSHEQMKMLNIIQSSGAGLLVIINDILDISKIEASKIELESVPIHLNLLLDELLHLFKEQAQSKHIKLNISVAEEYQHCVFFADEARLKQVLINLLGNAIKFTEKGSVTLNVKINEHGSDNLSIKFSVIDTGIGIAKENLGKLFEAFSQADTSITRRFGGTGLGLAISSKLLNLMNAPLQVESDLGQGSCFYFELKTTQVIEHSEFEAETNQESEEEQVDFSSLHVLVVEDNDINQVVIEAMLNEFGISSIKIAGDGEQAVALCKEHSGEKNRQNSFDIIFMDMQMPVLDGPQATIRIREMPEYKATPIIALTANVLETDKQRCFAAGMNDFVAKPIDYQCFKTALLKWSKSEVSATSDC, from the coding sequence TTGCTAACCATTTTTTCTAGGTCTTTAGCAGCCAAGGTGTTATTGGCATTGACACTCGTTTTACTTGTAATGGGGGCGAGTTACTTTGTCTTGAACAAGCGATTGCAAAGAATTGAAACATCTTTTAACGATATAAGCCGCATTAGTAATTATGCCGTGGGTATACTTCGTATAAATAAAGATATTGTTGAAATGCAGCGTGATATTTCAGTTTATGGATTCTCAGGCAGTAAAACCGTATTTAGTAAAATAATAGAGAACTTTGAAAGTATAAAAGCACGTTTAGAAAGTGTTGATTTGAAAAGTGATGAACTTGAAAGCCAAGTTTATTTAAATTCAATGACACAGCTGATTTCACGGTACGGTGAAAATCTAGATGTGCTTGCCAAGCGTTATGAAATAAAAACAGAGCTCACTGACGTTGAGTTACCGCAAATCTATTTAGCAGCTATTAATGAATTAACCAACCTCAAATTAACTGCGACTACCAATGAAGAGAAGTTGGCTATTACTGAACATCTTAATGTATGGCATGAATTACATCGTGATGCCTCTTTGTTTCTTGCCAAAAAAGATTATTCTAAAAGAGCAGCGGTTAATAAGGCGCTGGCTATTTTATCAAATCAGTCACAAACCAACACTGATCTAAGTAATAACCGTGAACATGCGAAAACATATAAACAGGCTTTTTCGAGAGGTGTGCAGGCTAACCGAAACTATTTAAGCTTGGTTAATGTTGTTATGGCTGGCGATGCTATAGAGTTCGGTACCCTTGCAGATAAACTAAGAGAGCAATCCCTAGAAAAATTGCAAAAGATTAAAAGTGAAGCGCAAGAAACAGTAATAAAAACAGATCAAACTCTGCGTTTTCTTGCTGTTGGTGTAGTTATCTACATTATCGTGCTTGCAATCTATTTCCACCTGCATATATCGCGTGCAATTACACGTTTAACCACAAGTTTTCAATACTTCTTAGCTGGTGATTTATCAGCTCCTATTTATGATTTAAAGCGTAACGATGAAATTGGTGTGCTTGCAACTGCGGCAGATAGATTTCGGGTGTTAAGCCAAGACCTTACCCAAGCCAAGAAAACGGCAGAACACACCACCAAGGTGAAATCAGAGTTTTTGGCAAATATGAGCCATGAAATTAGAACCCCTATGAATGGCATTTTAGGAATGGCGCGGCAGTTGAGTCGTACCAGTTTGTCTCATGAACAAATGAAGATGCTTAATATTATACAATCTTCAGGGGCAGGTTTATTGGTAATTATCAACGACATTTTAGATATAAGTAAGATTGAAGCCTCTAAAATTGAGCTAGAGTCTGTGCCTATACATTTAAATTTGCTACTAGATGAGCTACTGCATTTATTTAAAGAGCAAGCCCAAAGTAAGCATATCAAGTTGAATATTTCTGTTGCTGAAGAGTATCAACATTGTGTTTTCTTTGCTGATGAAGCCCGTCTAAAACAAGTGTTGATAAATCTGTTAGGGAACGCAATTAAATTCACCGAGAAAGGCAGTGTGACGCTTAACGTAAAAATTAACGAGCATGGTAGCGATAATCTGAGTATCAAATTTAGTGTGATTGATACGGGAATTGGTATCGCAAAAGAAAATCTCGGTAAGCTATTTGAAGCGTTTTCTCAAGCTGATACCTCAATTACACGGCGCTTCGGAGGTACAGGACTTGGCCTTGCTATCTCAAGTAAGTTACTAAATTTGATGAATGCGCCTTTGCAGGTAGAAAGTGATCTAGGGCAGGGTTCTTGCTTTTATTTTGAGTTAAAAACAACACAGGTTATTGAGCACTCTGAGTTTGAAGCCGAAACTAACCAAGAAAGCGAAGAGGAACAAGTCGACTTTTCATCACTACATGTACTTGTAGTCGAAGACAATGACATTAATCAGGTTGTTATCGAAGCTATGTTAAATGAGTTTGGAATCAGCTCAATAAAAATAGCAGGAGATGGCGAGCAGGCTGTTGCGCTATGTAAGGAACATAGTGGAGAAAAAAATCGGCAAAACAGCTTTGATATTATATTTATGGATATGCAGATGCCTGTACTTGATGGCCCGCAAGCAACAATACGCATACGAGAAATGCCAGAGTATAAAGCGACTCCTATTATTGCCTTAACGGCCAATGTGCTTGAAACAGATAAGCAACGATGTTTTGCCGCAGGAATGAATGATTTTGTTGCCAAGCCGATTGACTACCAATGTTTTAAAACGGCTTTACTAAAGTGGTCTAAAAGTGAAGTGAGCGCTACGAGTGACTGTTAA